The Candidatus Hydrogenedentota bacterium genome window below encodes:
- the galK gene encoding galactokinase, translated as MSLHIHDVKRQFEHRFGHAAEVVVRAPGRVNIIGEHTDYNHGFVLPMAIEHETVIAARRRADRRLHAFAANLDRCVEADLDHRARNADEPWIDYVVGVADEVAALGLPLIGAELLIAGDVPIACGLSSSASLEMAALCMFEALGGFRVEGAEAPRLGQRVENRFLGLSSGIMDQFISRMGRKGHALFLDCRSFAYELVPVAFASATFVIANTGVARGLTSSKYNERVAQCREAVAGMAKTLNRPGTHLRDFNEDELTACRGVLSDIVFRRARHVISENARTQAACAVLRAGDAVRLGELMNASDESLRDDYEVTCPELDAMTAIARGLPGCHGARMTGAGFGGCTICLVETDAAPAFCERLIADYRQRTGLQGQTFLSSPADGASRVE; from the coding sequence ATGAGTCTGCACATTCATGACGTAAAACGACAGTTTGAGCACCGCTTTGGCCATGCGGCGGAGGTCGTGGTACGGGCGCCGGGCCGCGTCAACATCATCGGCGAACATACAGACTACAATCACGGGTTTGTGCTGCCCATGGCCATTGAGCACGAGACCGTCATCGCGGCCAGGCGGCGCGCCGACCGGCGTCTGCACGCCTTCGCGGCGAACCTGGACCGTTGCGTCGAAGCGGACTTGGACCATCGCGCGCGCAACGCGGACGAGCCGTGGATTGATTACGTCGTCGGCGTGGCGGACGAGGTCGCCGCGCTTGGGCTGCCGCTGATCGGCGCGGAGTTGCTGATTGCCGGCGACGTGCCGATCGCCTGCGGACTCAGCAGTTCCGCGAGTCTCGAAATGGCGGCCTTGTGCATGTTCGAGGCCCTCGGCGGTTTTCGGGTCGAAGGCGCCGAGGCGCCCCGGCTCGGCCAGCGCGTGGAAAACCGTTTTCTCGGCCTGAGTTCGGGCATCATGGACCAGTTCATATCGCGCATGGGCCGCAAAGGACATGCGCTGTTTCTCGATTGCCGAAGTTTCGCGTACGAACTCGTGCCGGTCGCGTTTGCGTCGGCCACGTTCGTCATCGCCAACACGGGCGTGGCGCGCGGCCTGACATCGTCCAAATACAACGAGCGCGTGGCGCAATGCCGCGAGGCGGTGGCGGGCATGGCAAAAACCCTGAACCGTCCCGGAACCCACCTGCGCGATTTCAACGAGGACGAGTTGACGGCGTGTCGCGGGGTCTTGTCTGATATTGTTTTCCGCCGCGCGCGGCATGTCATTTCGGAAAATGCGCGCACGCAGGCGGCCTGTGCCGTGCTGCGCGCGGGCGACGCGGTCCGGCTCGGCGAACTAATGAACGCCTCGGACGAGAGCCTGCGCGACGATTACGAGGTCACGTGCCCGGAATTGGACGCGATGACAGCGATTGCGCGCGGGCTGCCCGGCTGTCACGGTGCGCGGATGACCGGGGCGGGCTTTGGCGGATGCACGATCTGCCTAGTCGAGACCGACGCCGCGCCCGCATTTTGCGAACGTTTGATTGCCGATTACCGGCAACGGACCGGCCTGCAAGGCCAAACGTTTCTGTCCTCGCCAGCCGACGGGGCGAGCCGGGTTGAATAA
- the ugpC gene encoding sn-glycerol-3-phosphate ABC transporter ATP-binding protein UgpC: MARVELKKVRKVFPGGVEAVKGADLVIEDKEFVVLVGPSGCGKSTTLRMIAGLEEITDGEIYIDGKIVNDVPPKNRDIAMVFQNYALYPHMTVYKNMAFGLILRKYPKKEIQARVQAAAEILGIQDLLDRKPKALSGGQRQRVAVGRAIVRQPKVFLFDEPLSNLDAKLRVQMRAEISKLHTRLQSTMIYVTHDQVEAMTMGDRIVVMLDGVIQQVADPLTLYNKPVNKFVAGFIGSPPMNMVDGRLSAENGSLRFRDLGGSLDLEVAPPHRDALQSYVGKQVTLGIRPEDVRENITQTPVPGSSITANVEVVEPMGSEIYLYIGIGGKSLTARIKSNIEPEVNKPYVIDVLMDKVHYFDAATEKTII, translated from the coding sequence ATGGCAAGAGTCGAACTGAAAAAGGTGCGGAAAGTCTTTCCGGGCGGCGTCGAGGCGGTAAAGGGCGCAGATCTCGTTATCGAAGACAAGGAATTCGTGGTGCTTGTGGGTCCGTCGGGCTGCGGTAAATCCACAACCTTGCGTATGATCGCCGGTCTCGAAGAAATTACGGATGGCGAAATTTACATTGACGGGAAGATTGTCAACGACGTACCGCCCAAAAACCGCGATATCGCGATGGTGTTCCAGAACTACGCCCTGTATCCACACATGACCGTCTATAAAAACATGGCGTTCGGCCTCATTTTGCGGAAATATCCGAAAAAGGAAATCCAGGCGCGCGTCCAGGCGGCGGCGGAAATTTTGGGCATCCAAGACCTGCTCGATCGCAAGCCGAAAGCCCTGTCGGGCGGCCAGCGTCAACGCGTGGCGGTGGGTCGCGCCATTGTCCGCCAGCCGAAGGTGTTTTTATTCGACGAGCCGTTGTCGAACCTTGACGCCAAACTGCGGGTCCAGATGCGCGCCGAAATCAGCAAACTCCACACGCGGCTGCAATCCACCATGATTTACGTGACGCACGACCAAGTCGAAGCCATGACGATGGGCGATCGTATCGTGGTCATGCTCGACGGCGTAATCCAGCAGGTGGCCGATCCGCTGACGCTTTACAACAAGCCGGTAAACAAGTTCGTGGCCGGATTCATCGGCAGTCCCCCGATGAACATGGTGGATGGCCGCCTGTCGGCCGAGAACGGTTCCCTGCGGTTCCGCGACCTTGGCGGCAGCCTCGATTTGGAAGTGGCGCCGCCGCATCGCGATGCGTTGCAGTCCTATGTGGGAAAACAGGTGACCCTCGGCATTCGCCCGGAGGATGTGCGCGAGAACATTACGCAAACGCCCGTTCCGGGTTCGAGCATCACCGCGAACGTCGAGGTGGTCGAGCCGATGGGATCGGAAATCTACCTTTATATCGGCATCGGAGGGAAGTCGCTGACGGCGCGCATCAAATCCAACATCGAGCCCGAAGTGAACAAGCCGTATGTCATAGACGTCCTGATGGACAAGGTCCACTATTTCGACGCCGCCACGGAAAAGACCATCATTTGA